The Candidatus Methanomethylicota archaeon genome has a segment encoding these proteins:
- a CDS encoding winged helix-turn-helix domain-containing protein, with product MSSSDLFEAVSHPLRIEIIKLLAKGPKRFADIKRELKIDSSGLLDFHLKKLDDLISVNSEGFYVLTDKGAAALQAIETISRYGWQRRAWYINLLFNIIMNIYVLLTMPEYLPYTITISVAWMTFYSYLTFIKRRISIKPRS from the coding sequence ATGAGTTCAAGTGACTTGTTTGAGGCAGTCTCCCATCCATTGCGAATTGAGATCATTAAACTGTTGGCTAAGGGTCCTAAACGTTTTGCCGATATAAAGAGGGAGTTGAAGATTGATAGTAGCGGTCTTCTAGATTTCCATTTAAAGAAGCTTGATGATCTAATTTCAGTAAATAGTGAAGGATTCTACGTTTTAACTGATAAGGGGGCTGCAGCACTTCAAGCCATTGAAACCATATCAAGATATGGTTGGCAGAGGAGAGCCTGGTACATAAACCTCCTATTTAACATTATAATGAATATTTACGTTCTGCTAACAATGCCAGAATATCTTCCATACACAATAACCATATCGGTGGCATGGATGACATTCTACAGCTACCTAACATTCATTAAAAGACGCATATCCATTAAACCCAGATCTTAA